One genomic segment of Spiroplasma endosymbiont of Poecilobothrus nobilitatus includes these proteins:
- a CDS encoding folate family ECF transporter S component translates to MLYILTNIGACLGIAILFYLGVLLDYKNWKKISILTITIISLLIALSVILTNVISYTIPFPFMGGGVIQLALGNFLIFVIGMLFGPFLGVLSGLATDALGALANIGGTYHSGFSFNLALYGFLGSMVFLFKSDKFWILKTIILYAIGLALISFAFNVLWLYAIGLKQVLFPMAFVIKVIKFPIQLVIYLQMVISSFTILYKLIISRHNIALWCTQKGLLVLTPIKFKKQKIYNS, encoded by the coding sequence ATGCTATATATATTAACAAATATTGGTGCTTGTTTAGGGATTGCTATTTTATTTTATCTTGGGGTATTATTAGATTATAAAAATTGAAAAAAAATTAGTATTTTAACAATTACAATTATAAGTTTATTAATTGCATTATCTGTTATTTTAACAAATGTTATTAGTTATACTATTCCGTTTCCATTTATGGGAGGAGGAGTAATTCAATTAGCATTAGGTAACTTTTTAATTTTTGTGATTGGAATGTTATTTGGACCATTTTTGGGTGTATTAAGTGGTCTTGCTACCGATGCCTTAGGGGCTTTGGCAAATATTGGCGGAACATATCATAGTGGTTTTTCCTTTAATCTTGCTTTATATGGTTTTTTAGGAAGCATGGTTTTTTTATTTAAAAGTGATAAATTTTGAATATTAAAAACAATTATCTTATATGCAATAGGGCTTGCTTTAATTTCATTTGCATTTAATGTTTTATGATTATATGCAATCGGTCTAAAACAAGTTCTTTTCCCAATGGCTTTTGTTATTAAAGTAATTAAGTTCCCAATTCAATTGGTAATTTATTTACAAATGGTTATTTCAAGTTTTACTATTTTATATAAATTAATTATTTCACGTCATAATATTGCTTTATGATGCACCCAAAAAGGATTATTAGTTTTAACACCAATTAAATTTAAAAAACAGAAAATATATAATAGTTAA
- a CDS encoding DnaD domain protein, whose amino-acid sequence MEKETTYLIKQEYQLSDDERMLLLCLYRLIIGDKAHMLYIALTAQGFILELNTKYYLDNLLTLLQISYDEFLVSKSKLETIGLLKILKREKGKHYILKPQLPISAIAFFENQILRNYLLNIVGEKSFAIIKAKFIVNNQKGKQKHNDLSGQLSDETMTFDFVYIDKYLASKNANHKLYLPYREKIIQLANYYNVLTNNLAIFIYKSIELTAEERIFNYETFQHLLSDFHQKKILKKQLNGEQLNLIVNDENVIKQTNMLEAKINEMVSIDPIQYLTLLRENKKPTPIEIELIRDLIINYSLTTGVVNCLIEYVWFKNYHRIERKYCEKIANTFHQLQINTVDKAMEHLRGAYAKTQKSKVTKDAIKAKTYHWKEKTVKHNMAKLEYNKIYEQKRQEQGIKKVDLTQLLDDLKNL is encoded by the coding sequence ATGGAAAAAGAAACTACTTATTTAATTAAACAAGAGTATCAATTGTCAGATGATGAGCGTATGTTACTTTTATGTTTATATCGGCTAATTATTGGAGATAAAGCACATATGTTATATATTGCTTTAACAGCACAAGGTTTTATCTTAGAATTAAATACTAAATATTATTTAGACAATCTTTTAACATTATTACAAATATCATATGATGAATTTTTAGTATCAAAAAGTAAATTAGAAACAATTGGTTTATTAAAGATTTTAAAACGCGAAAAAGGAAAGCACTATATTTTAAAACCACAATTACCAATTTCCGCAATTGCTTTTTTTGAAAATCAAATTTTAAGAAATTATTTATTGAATATTGTAGGAGAAAAATCTTTTGCAATTATTAAAGCTAAATTTATTGTTAATAATCAAAAAGGTAAACAGAAGCATAATGATTTATCTGGTCAATTAAGTGATGAAACAATGACATTTGATTTTGTTTATATTGATAAATACTTAGCATCAAAAAATGCAAATCATAAATTATATTTACCATATCGTGAAAAAATTATCCAGTTAGCAAATTATTACAATGTTTTAACAAATAATCTTGCTATTTTTATTTATAAAAGTATTGAGTTAACTGCCGAAGAACGAATTTTTAATTATGAAACATTTCAACATTTACTATCTGATTTTCATCAAAAAAAAATATTAAAAAAACAACTTAATGGAGAACAATTAAATTTAATTGTTAATGATGAAAATGTTATTAAGCAAACTAACATGTTAGAAGCAAAAATTAATGAAATGGTTTCAATTGATCCAATTCAATATTTAACTTTACTACGAGAAAATAAGAAGCCAACACCAATTGAAATTGAATTAATTCGTGATTTAATTATTAATTATTCATTAACAACAGGGGTAGTTAATTGTTTAATTGAATATGTTTGATTTAAAAATTATCATCGAATTGAAAGAAAGTATTGTGAAAAAATTGCAAACACTTTTCATCAATTACAAATTAATACTGTTGATAAAGCGATGGAGCATTTACGCGGCGCTTATGCAAAAACACAAAAAAGTAAAGTTACAAAGGATGCTATTAAAGCAAAAACATATCATTGGAAAGAAAAAACAGTTAAACATAATATGGCTAAATTAGAATATAATAAAATTTATGAACAAAAACGGCAAGAACAAGGAATCAAAAAAGTTGATCTTACACAATTATTAGATGATTTAAAAAATTTATAA
- a CDS encoding ABC-F family ATP-binding cassette domain-containing protein — MSLINIENLSHANGGKVLYKNSAIRINKGEHLALIGANGTGKTTLLSIIYGKLTPDEANIELHPRIKIGYLDQHQELDGTLTVDQFLKLTYQHLFEIEEKIHAIYEKMSLNYDEDELVKALKLQEHLDQNGFETIDKEIRILVDGLGIDPEKLNVKLSELSGGKRGKIILAKLLLSENDFLLLDEPTNFLDLEQVEWLAKFLQNYEKAFLVVSHDIDFINKVAKVIYAFENLSINRYIGNYQQYLALSELKNEQYDKAQKGQERLIKKLETYVTKNKDRASTARSAQSRQKQIDKIEVMDKRHELTKPKFVFKYKRPASTTIISAEQLAIGYHFPLIKPLTFDIRDGEKCIVRGYNGIGKTTFLNTLAGNIPKLGGTLKIGNGVVIAYFHQIEQLMDMTPIEYLKNLYPDLEEGRIRSILANFGVKSTLMQNQMTKLSGGEQTKVRLSVLSLQPCSLLILDEPTNHVDVLAKEALLEAIQAFDGTVLITTHDINFNVNWADKALDFETMV, encoded by the coding sequence ATGAGTTTAATTAATATTGAAAATTTAAGTCATGCTAACGGTGGAAAAGTTTTATATAAAAATTCAGCAATTCGAATTAATAAAGGTGAACATTTAGCTTTAATTGGAGCAAATGGAACAGGGAAAACAACATTATTAAGTATTATTTATGGAAAACTTACTCCTGACGAAGCAAACATTGAGTTGCATCCAAGGATAAAAATTGGTTATTTAGACCAACACCAAGAGTTAGACGGAACATTAACAGTTGATCAATTTTTAAAATTAACATATCAACATTTATTTGAAATTGAGGAAAAAATTCATGCAATTTATGAAAAAATGAGTCTTAATTATGATGAAGATGAACTTGTCAAAGCACTGAAATTACAAGAACACTTAGATCAAAATGGTTTTGAAACAATTGATAAGGAAATTCGTATTTTAGTTGATGGTTTAGGAATTGATCCAGAAAAGTTGAATGTTAAATTATCCGAATTATCGGGTGGTAAACGGGGAAAAATTATCCTAGCAAAGTTATTATTATCAGAAAATGATTTTTTGTTATTAGATGAACCAACTAACTTTTTAGATTTAGAACAAGTTGAATGATTAGCCAAATTTTTGCAAAATTATGAAAAAGCGTTTCTAGTTGTTTCGCATGATATTGATTTTATTAATAAAGTAGCAAAAGTGATTTATGCTTTTGAAAATTTAAGCATTAATCGCTATATTGGTAATTATCAACAATATTTAGCATTAAGTGAATTAAAAAATGAACAATATGATAAAGCACAAAAAGGTCAAGAACGTCTAATTAAAAAATTGGAAACTTATGTCACAAAAAATAAGGATCGTGCTTCAACAGCAAGAAGTGCCCAGTCACGACAAAAACAAATTGATAAAATCGAAGTAATGGATAAACGGCATGAATTAACAAAACCAAAATTTGTTTTTAAATATAAGAGACCAGCTAGTACGACTATTATTAGCGCAGAGCAATTAGCAATAGGATATCATTTTCCTTTAATTAAGCCATTAACATTTGACATTCGTGATGGCGAAAAATGTATTGTGCGGGGATATAATGGAATTGGAAAAACGACCTTTCTAAATACTTTAGCGGGAAATATTCCAAAGTTAGGCGGAACATTAAAAATTGGTAATGGAGTAGTTATTGCGTATTTTCATCAAATTGAACAATTAATGGATATGACACCAATTGAATATTTAAAAAACTTATATCCAGACTTGGAAGAAGGGCGAATTCGAAGTATTTTAGCCAACTTTGGCGTTAAAAGTACTTTAATGCAAAATCAGATGACAAAATTGTCGGGTGGTGAACAAACAAAGGTTCGGTTATCGGTATTATCTCTGCAACCATGTAGTTTACTAATTTTAGATGAACCAACGAACCATGTTGATGTTTTGGCCAAAGAAGCATTGTTAGAAGCAATTCAAGCCTTTGATGGAACAGTTCTAATTACAACGCATGATATTAATTTTAATGTTAATTGAGCTGACAAGGCGCTTGATTTTGAAACGATGGTTTAG
- the tpiA gene encoding triose-phosphate isomerase yields the protein MRKPIIIGNWKMYKTTNETIDFLKQVDNVCHDLKLEAGIAVPFVNLAVAKQHAHHLIIAAQNCHYEDFGAVTGEISVEMLQDLKITHVIIGHSERREMFNETNETINLKAKKILAKGMVPIICCGETLQQYENNETQQIVETQIEKALQGIDFEDAKTIVIAYEPIWVIGTGKTATAEIAQNVCAIIRAKIASLYDEVVANVIRIQYGGSVKPENIQELLAQPDIDGALVGGASLEPKTFLGLVK from the coding sequence ATGCGAAAACCAATTATTATTGGAAATTGAAAAATGTATAAAACAACGAATGAAACAATTGACTTTTTAAAACAAGTTGATAATGTATGTCATGATTTAAAACTTGAAGCTGGTATTGCAGTACCATTTGTTAATTTAGCAGTGGCAAAACAACATGCACATCATTTAATTATTGCGGCTCAAAATTGTCATTATGAAGATTTTGGGGCTGTTACTGGTGAAATTTCAGTTGAAATGTTGCAAGATTTAAAGATTACGCATGTTATTATTGGACACTCAGAACGTCGCGAAATGTTTAATGAGACGAATGAAACAATAAACTTAAAAGCAAAAAAAATCTTAGCAAAAGGAATGGTGCCAATTATTTGCTGTGGTGAAACATTACAACAATATGAAAACAATGAAACACAGCAAATTGTTGAAACACAAATTGAAAAAGCATTACAAGGTATTGATTTTGAAGATGCAAAAACAATTGTTATTGCTTATGAACCAATTTGAGTAATTGGAACAGGGAAAACAGCAACAGCTGAGATTGCGCAAAATGTTTGTGCAATAATTCGAGCAAAAATTGCTAGTCTTTATGATGAAGTAGTAGCAAATGTGATACGAATTCAATATGGAGGTAGTGTTAAACCGGAAAATATTCAAGAATTATTAGCTCAACCAGATATTGATGGCGCTTTGGTTGGCGGTGCTAGTTTAGAACCAAAAACTTTTTTAGGGTTAGTAAAATAA
- a CDS encoding GIY-YIG nuclease family protein — protein sequence MSWQGAWFWNDGLAIWCKHYFYVLFCADETLYAGYGVDLSRREEEQNMGIGAKYTALAKRRPVKIIYSEEYATRSEAMQREAAFKQLSWLEKIIFLQKHNINLPFVISSDMVKS from the coding sequence TTGAGCTGACAAGGCGCTTGATTTTGAAACGATGGTTTAGCAATATGATGCAAACATTATTTTTATGTCTTATTCTGTGCTGATGAAACACTCTATGCTGGTTATGGGGTTGATTTAAGTCGGCGTGAAGAAGAACAAAATATGGGCATTGGGGCAAAATATACCGCTTTAGCAAAACGACGACCAGTCAAAATAATTTATAGTGAAGAATATGCAACTCGTTCTGAAGCAATGCAACGTGAAGCAGCTTTTAAACAATTATCATGGTTAGAAAAAATTATCTTTTTGCAAAAACATAATATTAATTTACCATTTGTAATTTCATCAGATATGGTAAAATCATAA
- the uvrA gene encoding excinuclease ABC subunit UvrA, with the protein MGKDWIVVKGARENNLKNIDVKVPKDKLVVFTGLSGSGKSSLAFNTIYAEGRRRYIESLSSYARQFLGGNEKPDVDAIEGLSPAISIDQKTTSHNPRSTVGTVTEIYDYLRLLYARVGTPYCIDGHGVIKSVTVKEIINNLKQLLTEGEKFMILSPVVRDKKGSFKDLFARLKQESFIRVKVNDEIKTLDEEIELDKNKRQNIEIIIDRLVYKESADLLSRIHDAIEVALKYGNALVKIDFADKKKEILFSANYSCSICGFVIPELEPRLFSFNSPSGACSECKGLGVKLEVDEDLLIPNRSLSILQGAIIYLKNIVNTTNIEWQKFKVLANHYHIVLEQPVSVLTKEQLEYLIRGSDEPIEYNLKTASGNIMRGYDYIEGIGKLIERRYTETSSESQREYYKQFMTDKKCGTCLGKRLNEIPLSVKINNISISEFTDLSVEDELKEVLNLKLTESQQEISRLIINELVNRLDFLSRVGLCYLTLSRNASTLSGGEAQRIRLATQIGSQLTGVLYVLDEPSIGLHQRDNDKLIETLKSLRDLGNTLIVVEHDEDTIRASDYIIDIGPRAGINGGEVVAAGSIDDIQQNPNSITGKYLTGELAIDVPKKRRGGNGLVLEIKGARENNLKNINVTIPLNKFVCLTGVSGSGKSTLMNEILWKGIKKNLGLATERPGAHDKIVGIDNIDKVINISQDPIGKTPRSNPATYTSVFDDIRDLFANTNEAKARGYLKGRFSFNVPGGRCEHCQGDGIIKISMHFLPTVYVSCEVCEGKRYNDETLLVKFKDKNIYDVLEITVDQACDFFAAQPKISQKLETMQEVGLGYIKLGQSATELSGGEAQRVKLSTFLLKRTTGKTLFLLDEPTTGLHVDDVKRLLVVLNKIVDNGDTVITIEHNLDVIKMADYIIDLGPEGGVGGGMIVTTGTPEQLVLKSDTSYTAQYLKPLLK; encoded by the coding sequence ATGGGAAAAGATTGAATCGTTGTTAAAGGCGCTCGAGAGAATAATTTAAAGAATATTGATGTTAAGGTACCCAAAGATAAATTAGTTGTTTTTACTGGTTTATCAGGAAGCGGAAAATCATCATTAGCTTTTAATACCATTTATGCAGAAGGAAGGCGCCGTTATATTGAAAGTCTATCAAGTTATGCTCGCCAATTTTTAGGTGGAAATGAAAAACCTGATGTTGATGCAATTGAAGGCTTGTCACCAGCGATTTCTATTGATCAAAAAACAACTAGTCATAATCCTCGTAGTACCGTTGGAACAGTTACCGAAATTTATGATTATCTACGTTTATTATATGCTCGCGTTGGTACACCATATTGTATTGATGGTCATGGGGTTATTAAATCAGTAACAGTTAAAGAAATAATAAATAATTTAAAACAGCTTTTAACAGAAGGTGAAAAATTTATGATTTTGTCACCAGTAGTTCGTGATAAAAAAGGCAGTTTTAAAGATTTATTTGCACGTTTAAAACAAGAAAGTTTTATTCGTGTCAAGGTTAATGATGAAATCAAAACTTTAGATGAAGAAATTGAATTAGATAAAAATAAACGACAAAATATTGAGATTATTATTGACCGCTTGGTTTATAAAGAATCAGCAGATTTATTAAGTCGAATTCATGATGCAATTGAAGTAGCGTTAAAATATGGTAATGCATTAGTAAAAATTGATTTTGCTGATAAAAAAAAGGAAATTCTTTTTTCAGCTAATTATTCATGTAGTATTTGTGGTTTTGTTATTCCGGAATTAGAACCACGATTATTTTCATTTAATTCACCATCAGGAGCTTGTAGTGAATGTAAAGGGTTGGGAGTAAAATTAGAAGTTGATGAAGATTTATTGATACCTAATCGGTCATTATCAATTTTACAAGGGGCAATTATTTATTTAAAAAATATTGTTAATACAACAAATATTGAATGGCAAAAGTTTAAAGTTTTAGCTAATCATTATCATATTGTGTTAGAACAACCAGTCAGTGTTTTGACAAAAGAGCAACTAGAATATTTGATTCGTGGTAGTGATGAACCAATTGAATATAATTTAAAAACAGCTAGTGGGAACATTATGCGGGGATATGATTATATTGAAGGAATTGGGAAGTTAATTGAACGTCGCTATACGGAAACATCAAGTGAATCACAACGTGAATATTATAAACAATTTATGACAGATAAAAAATGTGGAACTTGTTTAGGAAAGCGATTAAATGAAATTCCTTTATCAGTTAAGATTAATAATATTAGTATTTCTGAATTTACTGATTTATCTGTTGAAGATGAATTAAAAGAAGTTTTGAATTTAAAATTAACAGAATCACAACAAGAAATTTCACGATTAATTATTAATGAATTAGTTAATCGTTTGGATTTTTTAAGTCGTGTTGGGTTATGTTATTTAACGTTATCACGTAATGCTTCAACATTATCAGGTGGAGAAGCTCAACGAATTCGATTAGCAACGCAAATTGGTAGTCAGTTAACAGGGGTTTTGTATGTTCTAGATGAACCTTCAATCGGATTACACCAACGAGATAATGATAAATTAATTGAAACATTAAAAAGTTTACGTGATTTAGGAAATACTTTAATTGTTGTTGAGCACGATGAAGACACGATTCGTGCTAGTGATTATATTATTGACATTGGTCCACGTGCAGGAATTAATGGCGGGGAAGTTGTTGCTGCGGGAAGTATTGATGATATTCAACAAAACCCAAATTCAATTACTGGTAAATATTTAACTGGTGAATTAGCAATTGATGTGCCAAAAAAACGGCGTGGTGGTAATGGTTTAGTATTAGAAATTAAAGGAGCACGAGAAAACAATTTAAAAAATATTAATGTTACAATTCCTTTAAATAAATTTGTTTGTTTAACAGGTGTTTCAGGAAGTGGTAAATCAACTTTGATGAATGAAATTTTATGAAAAGGTATTAAGAAAAATTTAGGGTTAGCGACTGAACGACCAGGGGCACATGATAAAATCGTCGGGATTGATAACATTGATAAAGTAATTAATATTTCCCAAGATCCAATTGGGAAAACACCACGGAGTAATCCAGCAACTTATACATCAGTTTTTGATGATATTCGTGATTTATTTGCCAATACGAATGAGGCTAAAGCACGAGGGTATTTGAAAGGCCGTTTTTCGTTTAATGTGCCAGGCGGACGTTGTGAACACTGTCAAGGTGATGGAATTATTAAGATTTCAATGCACTTTCTACCAACGGTTTATGTTTCTTGTGAAGTTTGTGAAGGGAAACGTTATAATGATGAAACATTATTAGTTAAATTCAAAGATAAAAATATTTATGATGTTTTAGAAATAACAGTTGACCAAGCTTGTGATTTTTTTGCGGCACAACCAAAAATTAGTCAGAAGTTAGAAACAATGCAAGAGGTTGGTTTAGGTTATATTAAATTAGGTCAATCAGCAACAGAATTGTCTGGTGGAGAAGCCCAGCGGGTTAAGTTATCAACCTTTTTGTTAAAACGGACAACGGGGAAAACTTTATTTTTATTAGATGAACCAACAACGGGATTACATGTTGATGATGTTAAAAGATTGTTAGTAGTTTTGAATAAAATTGTTGATAATGGTGATACTGTTATTACGATTGAACATAATTTAGATGTTATTAAAATGGCTGATTATATTATTGATTTAGGACCAGAAGGTGGCGTTGGTGGTGGCATGATTGTTACAACAGGAACACCAGAACAACTTGTTTTAAAAAGTGATACTAGTTATACAGCGCAATATTTAAAACCTTTATTAAAGTAA
- a CDS encoding bifunctional folylpolyglutamate synthase/dihydrofolate synthase, with protein sequence MDVKKKLFKATFFQKKYNLVKLLTEKYADAQNKIKVINVVGTNGKGSVSNYLHRQLMLNYQRVGLFTSPAFSKHNERIKINSKMISDTDLKRIIKEIKEEIKTYQLTFFEIWVLICIKYFLEQKIDIVIIEAGIGGCLDATNVFNNKFAVLLTSIDYEHTEILGNTLESIIQNKVGIAKNNCQLFISASCKKHFNLIAKYYNSDNIITSEVYPQAINYYQEFNVGLVIKFLKVFKFKINYELFKVNSVLGRFTQLSKKPYFIIDGAHNPEGIRACIHTFEMLHNFNRNEVLVLYASSQKKDYMQNLTLLKEHFGNNLYITEFQHPMSWDINNIKMQNKVKNWKKLLLQNKTKNILVCGSLYFIPLVYQFYLERV encoded by the coding sequence ATGGATGTTAAAAAAAAACTTTTTAAGGCAACATTTTTTCAAAAAAAATATAATTTGGTAAAATTATTAACAGAAAAATATGCTGATGCACAAAATAAAATTAAAGTAATTAATGTTGTTGGTACAAACGGAAAAGGATCAGTTTCAAATTACTTACACCGCCAGTTAATGTTAAATTATCAACGGGTAGGTCTTTTTACGTCACCAGCATTTTCAAAACACAATGAACGAATTAAAATTAATAGCAAGATGATTAGTGATACTGATTTAAAACGAATTATCAAAGAAATTAAAGAAGAAATTAAAACTTATCAGTTAACTTTTTTTGAAATTTGAGTTTTAATTTGTATTAAATATTTTTTAGAACAAAAAATTGATATTGTAATTATTGAAGCTGGAATTGGTGGCTGTTTAGATGCAACGAATGTTTTTAATAATAAATTTGCTGTTTTACTAACTTCAATTGATTATGAACATACTGAGATATTAGGCAATACTTTGGAAAGTATTATTCAAAATAAAGTTGGAATTGCAAAAAACAATTGTCAGCTTTTTATTAGTGCTAGTTGTAAAAAACATTTTAATTTAATTGCAAAATATTACAATTCGGATAATATTATTACAAGCGAAGTTTACCCACAAGCAATTAATTATTACCAAGAATTTAATGTTGGTTTAGTTATTAAGTTTTTAAAAGTTTTTAAGTTTAAAATTAATTATGAGCTTTTTAAAGTTAACTCAGTCTTAGGGCGTTTTACCCAACTAAGTAAAAAACCGTATTTTATTATTGATGGAGCACATAATCCAGAAGGAATTCGTGCCTGTATTCATACTTTTGAAATGTTACATAATTTTAATCGAAATGAAGTATTAGTATTGTATGCTTCTTCACAAAAAAAAGATTATATGCAAAATTTAACTTTATTGAAGGAACATTTTGGCAATAATTTATATATTACGGAATTTCAGCATCCAATGTCATGAGACATTAATAATATTAAGATGCAGAACAAAGTTAAAAATTGGAAAAAATTATTATTACAAAATAAAACAAAAAATATTTTAGTTTGTGGGTCGCTATATTTTATTCCGTTGGTTTATCAGTTTTATTTAGAAAGGGTGTAG
- a CDS encoding ankyrin repeat domain-containing protein, with translation MIENNKEMVKFLIDNGADVNLQDKDGSIPLHLTMIENNKEMVKFLIDNGADVNLQDKDGSIPLHLTMIENNKEMVKLLLDNGADTSIKIENCLISFLFLKYKKNIKIENLLKNFQNLKSKIESLNKKLEKTQNEEEKTKIKNNLKQIEKELETLLKIELSDVITQTELEEISNNSSQTILNCVKELNSNVDINQVKIQDNSITDTTAIIESI, from the coding sequence ATGATTGAAAATAATAAAGAAATGGTTAAATTTTTAATCGATAATGGCGCTGATGTTAATCTTCAAGATAAAGATGGATCAATCCCTTTACATTTAACAATGATTGAAAATAATAAAGAAATGGTTAAATTTTTAATCGATAATGGCGCTGATGTTAATCTTCAAGATAAAGATGGATCAATCCCTTTACATTTAACAATGATTGAAAATAATAAAGAAATGGTTAAATTATTACTTGATAATGGCGCTGATACTAGTATTAAAATTGAAAATTGTCTAATATCTTTTCTTTTTTTAAAATATAAAAAAAATATAAAAATTGAAAATCTTTTAAAAAATTTTCAGAATTTAAAAAGTAAAATAGAATCATTAAATAAAAAACTAGAAAAAACACAAAATGAAGAAGAAAAAACAAAAATTAAAAATAATTTAAAACAAATAGAGAAAGAATTAGAAACATTATTAAAAATTGAATTATCAGATGTTATTACACAAACTGAGTTAGAAGAAATATCAAATAATAGTTCACAGACAATTTTAAATTGTGTTAAAGAATTAAATTCTAACGTAGATATTAATCAAGTTAAAATACAAGATAATAGCATTACTGATACTACTGCAATTATTGAATCAATTTAA
- a CDS encoding IS3 family transposase (programmed frameshift), which produces MGNKTSYSEEFKKQIVMLYKNGKSVINLGQEYNLPKPAIYGWVKNYNNSGSFKAKDNRTIEENEIITLRKELKDLKMENDIFKASRTDNGQKITIINNNKTKYSVRKICKILGLSKSTYYYQTNKCINKQVNNYEQEIISAFNKSRKIYGARKIKVILNRKDIILSLRKIRFFMIKNNLVYKYTKLKYHNHKTTVNNDQINNILNRQFNNKKPNEVIVSDLTYVQVGAKWHYICLLIDLFNREIIGYSAGPNKTAELVQQAFHKITRPLNQITLFHTDRGNEFKNKIIDEILITFNIKRSLSNKGCPYDNAVAETIYKTFKTEFIKGKKFKNLTQLKYELFDFVHWYNNIRIHGSLNYLSPVTFRKQMSI; this is translated from the exons ATGGGAAATAAAACTTCATACTCTGAAGAATTTAAAAAACAAATTGTCATGCTATATAAAAATGGTAAAAGTGTTATTAATCTAGGGCAAGAATATAATTTACCAAAACCAGCTATTTATGGTTGAGTTAAAAATTATAATAATTCTGGTTCATTTAAAGCAAAAGACAATCGCACAATAGAAGAAAATGAAATAATAACTTTACGAAAAGAACTTAAAGACTTGAAAATGGAAAATGACATTT TTAAAGCAAGCCGCACTGATAATGGCCAAAAAATAACAATAATTAATAACAACAAAACAAAATATTCAGTAAGAAAAATATGTAAGATTTTGGGTTTATCAAAATCAACGTATTATTATCAAACTAATAAATGTATTAACAAGCAAGTTAATAATTATGAACAAGAAATTATCAGTGCCTTTAATAAAAGCCGCAAAATTTATGGGGCTCGCAAAATTAAAGTTATTTTAAACAGAAAAGATATCATCTTATCGCTGCGAAAAATCAGATTCTTTATGATCAAAAATAATTTGGTTTATAAATACACCAAATTAAAATATCATAATCATAAAACAACAGTCAATAATGACCAAATTAATAATATTTTAAATCGTCAATTTAACAACAAAAAACCTAATGAAGTTATTGTTAGTGATTTAACATATGTTCAAGTTGGCGCTAAATGACATTATATTTGTTTATTAATTGACTTGTTTAATCGTGAAATAATTGGTTATAGTGCTGGGCCGAATAAAACAGCCGAGCTGGTCCAACAAGCTTTTCATAAAATAACACGACCATTAAATCAAATAACTCTATTTCATACTGATCGTGGTAATGAGTTTAAAAATAAAATCATTGATGAAATTTTAATAACTTTTAATATTAAAAGATCATTAAGCAATAAAGGATGCCCTTATGATAATGCTGTGGCTGAAACAATTTACAAAACTTTTAAAACTGAATTTATTAAGGGTAAAAAATTTAAAAATTTAACACAATTAAAATACGAACTTTTTGATTTTGTGCATTGATATAACAATATTCGTATTCATGGCAGTTTAAATTATTTATCTCCAGTTACTTTTAGAAAACAAATGTCTATATAA